In Streptomyces sp. NBC_01551, one DNA window encodes the following:
- a CDS encoding inorganic diphosphatase translates to MEFDVTIEIPKGSRNKYEVDHETGRIRLDRRLFTSTSYPADYGFVENTLGEDGDPLDALVILDEPTFPGCLIKCRAIGMFRMTDEAGGDDKLLCVPASDPRVEHLRDIHHVSEFDRLEIQHFFEVYKDLEPGKSVEGANWVGRTEAEAEIEASYKRLEAQGGHH, encoded by the coding sequence GTGGAGTTCGACGTCACCATCGAGATCCCCAAGGGTTCGCGGAACAAGTACGAGGTGGACCACGAGACCGGCCGGATCCGTCTGGACCGTCGCCTCTTCACCTCCACCAGCTACCCGGCGGACTACGGCTTCGTCGAGAACACCCTCGGCGAGGACGGCGACCCGCTGGACGCGCTGGTCATCCTGGACGAGCCGACCTTCCCCGGCTGCCTCATCAAGTGCCGCGCGATCGGCATGTTCCGCATGACGGACGAGGCGGGCGGCGACGACAAGCTGCTGTGCGTGCCGGCCTCGGACCCGCGTGTCGAGCACCTGCGCGACATCCACCACGTGTCGGAGTTCGACCGCCTGGAGATCCAGCACTTCTTCGAGGTCTACAAGGACCTGGAGCCGGGCAAGTCGGTCGAGGGCGCCAACTGGGTGGGCCGCACCGAGGCCGAGGCCGAGATCGAGGC